Proteins from a single region of Chlamydia buteonis:
- the trpS gene encoding tryptophan--tRNA ligase, whose protein sequence is MNKKKRVLTGDRPTGKLHLGHWVGSIKNRLDLQNNPAYDCFFIVADLHTLTTRIRKEQVLDVDNHIYEVLADWLSVGIDPNKSTIYLQSAVPEIYELYLLFSMLISINRIMGIPSLKEMAKNASIEEGGLSFGLVGYPVLQSADILLAKAQLVPVGKDNEAHIELTRDIARNFNRLYGEIFPEPETLQGELTSLVGIDGQGKMSKSANNAIYLSDDDATIKDKIRKMYTDPNRIHATTPGRVEGNPLFIYHDIFNPNKEEVEEFKTRYRQGCIKDVEVKARLAEELILFLQPFKEKRAELLAKPQALQDALQLGTEKMRAVAKETMEEVHDTLRLSHKWRSRLLP, encoded by the coding sequence ATGAACAAAAAAAAGCGCGTACTTACCGGTGATCGACCAACAGGCAAGCTGCATTTAGGTCACTGGGTAGGCTCTATAAAAAATCGTTTAGACTTACAGAATAACCCGGCGTACGACTGCTTTTTCATCGTTGCGGATCTCCACACTCTTACAACCAGAATACGTAAAGAACAAGTGCTAGATGTTGATAACCATATTTATGAAGTTCTTGCAGACTGGTTAAGTGTGGGGATAGATCCGAATAAATCTACCATCTATTTACAGTCAGCCGTACCTGAAATCTACGAACTCTACCTACTGTTTTCCATGTTAATTTCGATCAATCGAATCATGGGGATTCCGAGTCTTAAGGAAATGGCAAAGAACGCTTCTATAGAAGAGGGTGGTTTGTCCTTTGGGTTGGTGGGCTATCCAGTTTTACAAAGCGCGGATATTCTTCTTGCCAAAGCGCAACTCGTTCCCGTAGGTAAGGATAATGAGGCCCATATAGAACTAACTCGTGATATTGCTCGCAATTTTAATCGTTTATATGGAGAGATATTCCCCGAACCAGAGACTCTACAAGGAGAACTTACCTCTCTAGTCGGCATTGACGGTCAAGGGAAAATGAGTAAATCCGCAAACAACGCAATCTACCTTTCTGATGATGATGCAACTATCAAAGACAAGATCAGAAAAATGTATACCGACCCAAATCGGATTCACGCTACGACCCCTGGGAGAGTCGAAGGGAACCCTTTATTCATCTATCATGATATTTTCAATCCTAATAAAGAAGAAGTTGAAGAATTTAAAACACGCTACCGTCAAGGATGTATAAAAGATGTTGAGGTAAAGGCACGCCTTGCCGAAGAACTTATTCTCTTTTTACAACCTTTTAAAGAAAAACGTGCCGAACTACTTGCAAAACCTCAAGCCCTTCAAGACGCATTGCAACTGGGCACAGAAAAAATGCGTGCTGTAGCAAAAGAAACTATGGAAGAAGTCCATGATACCTTAAGGTTAAGCCATAAATGGCGCTCTCGTTTACTACCTTAA